In a single window of the Methanofollis ethanolicus genome:
- a CDS encoding right-handed parallel beta-helix repeat-containing protein, whose amino-acid sequence MRKIPQSPKEIPFFVVLLVALACIVGPAAGEDGSTVPPETLAHVETVTNATSPMETETPPDAALVLSIAADPPDGTVPLTVHFTGTATGVAVDIWEWTIDGVAADADGPDLTHTFLTSGTYTVALTATNTTLSLANTTAVEVVAEEIRPLVRAARAGIVHPHIWNVSKIAGAGNYTSLLDVPEIGDGDTVRIWGMAESAEDRIYEGGIVIGVPDVTVKQWEGSPAQPLITTTSAVGPSAVAPMSPGPAAPAFTVTADNATFRGLTLSGNRLNGNGAGIHAVGSDEVHIRGLTVTDCTFTGNAANGGAAGGALSAEYVDDLQVERTEFTDNTATYGGGAYFLGCTNAALTGVTFTDNEAEDCGGGADFWDSSGITLSGVTFTNNTAATYGGGADFYTTSDTVLTGITFTNNTAANSGGGANFYTTSDTVLTDATFTNNTAANSGGGAAFGWCDNATLTRATFENNRAEFSGSGPDIEPKAASSGPEISYCGGGAYFYDTSDAVLTDTAFTNNTAANSGGGAYFEDCANAALTGTTFLGNTATYYGGGTYFGWCEEPTLADAIFTGNTAIYGGGAYFEDSANATLTDATFTGNTAIYGGGAYFEDCANATLTDATFTGNTATYCGGGAAFWGCGDTTITGTAFTENDATYGGGAAFGGCGDTTITGTTFIDNTVTDHDLEMRGLKSSEEDVESSGGAVYFMYCEDTTITNCRFDNPTNIYAEGGFEGPTLAKSDIIEHFSAVLNTTRTPGTNIAVGPYLGGNLWLNDPTQNISEWCADADFDGICDEPLTIAMNGGEEFGTDYLPLVYGGTVAIASTPAGASVHLDGVAVNRTTDASLYLPVGDHTVTVTLDGYVTPATRTVTVVPGETVPVSFALQPVSSPSSGSGGGHSDLSAASAGLILSGGSGILAFQGPAIYEIRVAAGETIQDLLVTIGRSGLPSGVNAPTGTIFEYDEVTLYHTTDDAVEGALILFSIPKAWLEENGIDPADVVLYRYHDGAWQALPTEVTDEDATSWHFSAQSPGFSLFAIGGDPSPVAVKAPDAGAQAGTTEPLPPVTETPASPPAETPQPFPTMILILCGAAVLLIVAVVLRTRR is encoded by the coding sequence ATGAGAAAAATCCCCCAATCCCCGAAAGAAATACCTTTTTTTGTCGTCCTGCTGGTGGCCCTGGCCTGTATCGTCGGCCCTGCCGCCGGCGAGGACGGGTCCACGGTCCCGCCTGAAACACTGGCGCACGTTGAAACGGTCACGAACGCCACATCCCCGATGGAAACGGAGACGCCGCCGGATGCGGCGCTCGTCCTCTCGATCGCCGCCGACCCGCCTGACGGCACGGTGCCGCTCACCGTGCATTTCACCGGCACGGCGACGGGCGTCGCGGTCGACATCTGGGAGTGGACAATCGACGGCGTCGCGGCGGACGCAGACGGCCCTGACCTTACTCACACATTCCTCACGTCGGGCACCTACACCGTCGCCCTCACCGCAACCAACACCACCCTCTCCCTTGCAAACACCACTGCGGTCGAGGTCGTCGCGGAGGAGATACGTCCCCTCGTGAGGGCCGCCAGGGCCGGGATCGTCCACCCCCACATCTGGAATGTCTCGAAGATCGCGGGGGCCGGCAACTACACCAGTCTCCTGGATGTCCCTGAGATCGGAGACGGCGACACCGTCCGCATCTGGGGCATGGCGGAGAGTGCAGAGGACCGCATTTACGAGGGCGGGATCGTCATCGGCGTCCCCGACGTGACAGTCAAACAGTGGGAGGGGTCGCCCGCGCAACCCCTCATCACCACCACCTCGGCAGTCGGCCCCTCGGCGGTCGCACCGATGTCCCCCGGCCCCGCGGCACCGGCCTTCACCGTCACCGCGGACAACGCCACCTTCCGCGGCCTCACCCTCTCGGGCAACCGGTTGAACGGCAACGGCGCCGGGATCCATGCCGTCGGGAGTGATGAAGTCCACATCCGGGGCCTCACCGTCACCGACTGCACCTTCACCGGGAACGCGGCGAACGGTGGTGCAGCCGGCGGTGCGCTCTCTGCCGAGTACGTTGACGACCTCCAGGTCGAGAGGACAGAGTTCACCGACAACACCGCGACCTACGGCGGCGGGGCATACTTCCTCGGGTGCACCAATGCCGCGCTCACCGGCGTCACCTTCACCGACAACGAAGCAGAGGATTGCGGCGGCGGGGCAGATTTCTGGGATTCCTCCGGGATCACCCTTTCCGGCGTCACCTTCACCAACAACACCGCGGCGACCTACGGCGGCGGGGCAGATTTCTATACCACATCTGACACCGTGCTCACCGGCATCACCTTCACCAACAACACCGCGGCAAACTCCGGCGGCGGGGCAAACTTCTATACCACGTCTGACACCGTGCTCACCGACGCCACCTTCACCAACAACACCGCGGCGAACTCCGGCGGCGGGGCAGCGTTCGGGTGGTGCGATAATGCCACGCTCACCCGCGCAACCTTTGAAAATAACAGGGCAGAATTTTCCGGCAGCGGGCCGGATATCGAGCCGAAGGCCGCCAGCAGCGGGCCAGAGATCTCCTACTGCGGCGGCGGTGCATACTTCTATGACACGTCTGACGCCGTGCTCACCGACACCGCCTTCACCAACAACACCGCGGCGAACTCCGGCGGCGGGGCATACTTTGAGGACTGTGCGAATGCCGCGCTCACCGGCACCACGTTCCTCGGCAACACCGCGACCTACTACGGCGGCGGGACGTACTTCGGGTGGTGCGAGGAACCCACGCTCGCCGACGCCATCTTCACCGGCAACACCGCGATCTACGGCGGCGGGGCATACTTTGAGGACAGTGCGAACGCCACGCTCACCGACGCCACCTTCACCGGCAACACCGCGATCTACGGCGGCGGGGCATACTTTGAGGACTGTGCGAACGCCACGCTCACCGACGCCACCTTCACCGGCAACACCGCGACCTACTGCGGTGGCGGGGCAGCGTTCTGGGGGTGCGGGGACACCACCATCACCGGCACCGCTTTCACTGAAAACGACGCGACCTACGGCGGCGGGGCGGCGTTCGGGGGGTGCGGGGACACCACCATCACCGGCACCACGTTCATCGACAACACCGTGACCGACCACGACCTCGAGATGCGGGGTCTGAAGTCCTCTGAAGAAGATGTAGAGAGTTCCGGCGGTGCGGTCTATTTCATGTATTGCGAAGACACCACCATCACCAACTGCCGCTTCGACAACCCCACCAACATCTATGCCGAAGGTGGCTTTGAAGGGCCTACCCTTGCAAAAAGCGACATCATAGAACATTTCTCCGCCGTCCTGAACACCACCCGCACACCGGGCACGAACATCGCCGTCGGGCCGTACCTCGGCGGCAACCTCTGGCTGAATGACCCCACACAGAACATCTCTGAGTGGTGTGCTGACGCGGACTTCGACGGCATCTGCGACGAACCGCTGACCATCGCCATGAACGGCGGCGAGGAATTCGGCACCGACTACCTCCCGCTGGTGTACGGCGGGACTGTGGCGATCGCCTCGACACCTGCCGGGGCGTCCGTCCACCTGGACGGCGTGGCGGTCAACCGCACCACCGACGCCTCCCTCTACCTCCCGGTCGGCGACCACACGGTCACCGTCACCCTCGACGGCTACGTGACCCCTGCAACCCGGACGGTGACGGTCGTTCCGGGCGAGACGGTGCCTGTCTCCTTCGCCCTCCAGCCCGTCTCTTCCCCCTCCTCCGGTTCCGGCGGCGGCCACTCCGACCTCTCCGCCGCGTCGGCAGGACTGATCCTCTCCGGTGGCAGCGGCATCCTGGCATTCCAGGGCCCGGCCATCTACGAGATCAGGGTGGCGGCCGGCGAGACGATCCAGGACCTTCTGGTCACCATCGGGCGGAGCGGCCTCCCCTCCGGCGTCAACGCTCCGACCGGCACGATCTTTGAGTACGACGAAGTGACGCTCTACCACACGACCGACGATGCGGTCGAGGGCGCCCTCATCCTCTTCAGCATCCCGAAGGCGTGGCTGGAGGAGAACGGCATCGACCCCGCGGACGTGGTGCTGTACCGCTACCACGACGGCGCCTGGCAGGCCCTCCCCACCGAAGTCACGGACGAGGACGCGACCTCCTGGCACTTCTCGGCACAGAGTCCGGGCTTCTCCCTCTTTGCGATCGGCGGAGACCCCTCGCCCGTCGCGGTCAAAGCGCCGGACGCCGGTGCACAGGCCGGGACGACAGAACCCCTCCCGCCGGTGACTGAAACACCGGCATCGCCCCCGGCGGAGACACCGCAGCCCTTCCCCACCATGATCCTCATCCTCTGCGGGGCGGCCGTCCTCCTCATCGTCGCGGTCGTCCTCCGGACGAGGAGATAG
- a CDS encoding chloride channel protein gives MLPLEHSWYRKLLVFALALGAAGGLWALLFMGVVDTGTGFFFGDAGTGWWTGAWWWVPLTALGGLAVAVLRTTWTVSPTVPGAIAIARQAWIDTKTAPSWVAISVVSLIFGASLGPSFALVVMGGAFGSWLVTRLGIEDDEAKHEYTLTGMAGGLGSAFAAPIFATVLASELSPTPKENYLAAFIPELFGATVGALIFYGVTGSAILGSYPLPAFEFQYIHLLIGALLGVLAAVVLILFALISKAVSVAFEHLRSPPVRGAVGGALVGLIAWALPLTATGGTTQLATELQISAALGSGFLAAVLIAKMVAVALSQSSGFLGGMVFPMIFVGGTAGLLVHSLFPGIPIALCVGAMLAAVPGAFLTAPVALVLIAFGTVGIAPEAMVPVGLAVVTAHITVSLFQTVIARRHSLALEEEK, from the coding sequence ATGCTGCCCCTTGAACATTCCTGGTACCGGAAACTTCTCGTCTTCGCGCTCGCCCTCGGTGCGGCAGGCGGTCTGTGGGCCCTCCTCTTCATGGGGGTCGTCGATACGGGAACCGGCTTTTTCTTCGGCGATGCCGGCACCGGCTGGTGGACAGGTGCATGGTGGTGGGTGCCCCTCACCGCCCTCGGTGGGCTTGCGGTCGCCGTGCTCCGCACGACCTGGACGGTTTCCCCGACAGTCCCCGGAGCGATCGCGATCGCCAGGCAGGCCTGGATCGATACGAAGACCGCACCGTCCTGGGTTGCGATATCGGTGGTCTCCCTCATTTTCGGCGCAAGTCTCGGCCCCTCCTTTGCCCTCGTCGTCATGGGGGGCGCTTTCGGGTCATGGCTCGTGACCCGCCTGGGCATCGAGGACGACGAAGCGAAACACGAGTACACGCTGACCGGTATGGCGGGCGGCCTCGGAAGCGCCTTTGCCGCCCCTATCTTTGCGACGGTTCTCGCCTCGGAACTCTCGCCGACGCCGAAGGAGAACTACCTGGCCGCCTTCATCCCCGAACTTTTCGGAGCGACAGTCGGCGCTCTCATTTTCTACGGCGTGACCGGAAGCGCCATCCTGGGTTCGTATCCCCTTCCGGCTTTCGAGTTCCAGTATATTCACCTGCTGATCGGAGCGCTCCTCGGCGTTCTGGCCGCAGTCGTCCTGATCCTTTTCGCCCTCATCAGCAAGGCGGTCTCGGTCGCCTTCGAGCATCTCCGCAGCCCTCCTGTGCGCGGTGCGGTCGGCGGCGCACTCGTCGGCCTGATCGCGTGGGCCCTGCCCCTGACGGCGACCGGCGGCACCACCCAGCTTGCCACGGAACTTCAGATCTCAGCCGCACTCGGGTCGGGTTTCCTTGCCGCGGTCCTGATCGCCAAAATGGTCGCCGTTGCGCTCAGCCAGTCGAGCGGCTTTCTGGGTGGCATGGTCTTCCCCATGATCTTTGTCGGCGGGACGGCCGGGCTCCTGGTCCACAGCCTCTTCCCCGGGATCCCGATCGCGCTCTGCGTCGGGGCGATGCTGGCGGCCGTGCCGGGCGCCTTCCTCACCGCCCCGGTCGCCCTCGTCCTGATCGCGTTCGGTACAGTCGGCATCGCCCCGGAGGCCATGGTCCCGGTCGGGCTTGCCGTTGTTACCGCACATATCACGGTCTCCCTCTTCCAGACCGTGATCGCCAGGAGGCACAGCCTTGCACTGGAGGAGGAGAAGTGA
- a CDS encoding cation:proton antiporter, producing MEAEILFLTAFTGVLFLYSLVSRRIETTVVTAPMVFLTAGLVLGPGVLDIAPIAADAGFVLFLGEFALVLLLFSDASRINIAALRGGADLPARLLVIGLPLTIMAGTIAAALLFTDLTLLEAAILGCLLAPTDAALGEAVVSSKRVPLRIRQALNVEAGLNDGAVIPVLTVLWAVMVAEEQMHTAGYWIASSVVQIVTAVTVGAAIGLAGGWLVSRAKKNQWMEQTYEWIALMAVAVLAWILTDILGGSGFIAAFVAGLAAGAVYRQVVASLIEFTVAEGEILGHIVFFILGAISYLLIENFSLEIVFYAVLSLTLVRMLPVALSLIGKGLSGKTVLFMGWFGPRGLASVVLLLITIEEVGDAPGMQTIVSVVIATVVLSVFAHGISANPAIRAYGRHAETLHARTPEKETVAEVPGRRG from the coding sequence ATGGAAGCGGAGATCCTTTTCCTCACTGCGTTTACCGGGGTGCTCTTTCTCTACAGCCTGGTCTCCCGGCGGATCGAGACGACGGTCGTCACCGCGCCGATGGTCTTTCTCACCGCCGGTCTGGTCCTCGGGCCTGGTGTCCTCGATATCGCCCCCATTGCCGCCGATGCAGGCTTTGTCCTTTTTCTGGGAGAGTTTGCGCTGGTGCTCCTCCTCTTCTCCGACGCGTCGCGGATCAACATCGCGGCCCTGAGAGGGGGCGCCGACCTTCCCGCCCGCCTGCTCGTGATCGGCCTCCCCCTCACCATCATGGCCGGGACCATCGCGGCCGCCCTGCTCTTCACCGACCTCACGCTCCTTGAAGCGGCCATCCTCGGCTGCCTTCTCGCACCCACGGACGCCGCACTGGGAGAGGCGGTCGTGTCGAGCAAGCGTGTCCCCCTGCGCATCAGGCAGGCGCTCAACGTGGAGGCGGGCCTCAACGACGGGGCGGTGATCCCCGTCCTCACCGTCCTGTGGGCCGTCATGGTGGCCGAGGAGCAGATGCACACGGCAGGCTACTGGATCGCCTCCTCTGTCGTCCAGATCGTGACCGCCGTGACCGTGGGCGCCGCGATCGGGCTTGCCGGCGGATGGCTCGTGAGTCGGGCGAAGAAAAACCAGTGGATGGAGCAGACCTACGAGTGGATCGCCCTGATGGCCGTCGCCGTCCTCGCGTGGATACTCACCGACATCCTGGGAGGGTCGGGATTCATCGCCGCCTTCGTCGCCGGTCTGGCGGCTGGAGCCGTCTACCGGCAGGTCGTGGCGTCTCTCATCGAGTTCACCGTCGCCGAAGGCGAGATCCTGGGTCATATCGTCTTCTTCATCCTCGGGGCCATATCCTATCTCCTGATCGAGAATTTCAGTCTGGAAATCGTCTTCTATGCGGTGCTGAGCCTCACTCTTGTCCGCATGCTCCCGGTCGCCCTGTCCCTGATCGGGAAGGGCCTGAGCGGGAAGACGGTCCTGTTCATGGGCTGGTTCGGCCCCCGCGGCCTCGCCTCCGTCGTGCTGCTGCTCATCACCATCGAGGAGGTGGGAGATGCGCCCGGCATGCAGACCATTGTCAGCGTCGTCATCGCCACCGTCGTCCTGAGTGTCTTCGCCCACGGGATCTCGGCGAACCCGGCGATCAGGGCGTATGGCCGCCACGCGGAAACATTGCATGCACGGACACCGGAGAAAGAGACGGTCGCGGAGGTGCCGGGCCGGAGGGGCTGA
- a CDS encoding DUF5518 domain-containing protein: MNELNSQKFWIGVIGGLLVALLINYLITIGGAFFGGIVAGWIGQGGRKNGVKAGVLVGILNALVLAVAITVYGMQVAPSDIGVLKFLGSTLFVLVALFPLFGLFGYVGGYIGGSLAK; the protein is encoded by the coding sequence ATGAACGAATTAAATTCGCAGAAGTTCTGGATCGGCGTGATAGGCGGGTTGTTGGTGGCGCTTCTCATCAATTACCTCATCACCATCGGCGGCGCCTTCTTCGGAGGGATCGTGGCAGGCTGGATCGGGCAGGGGGGCAGAAAAAACGGCGTGAAGGCAGGCGTTCTTGTCGGCATCCTGAACGCACTGGTGCTGGCGGTCGCCATCACCGTGTATGGCATGCAGGTTGCCCCGAGCGACATCGGCGTCCTCAAGTTCCTCGGGTCGACGCTCTTCGTCCTTGTCGCTCTCTTCCCGCTCTTCGGCCTCTTCGGGTATGTGGGAGGATACATCGGAGGTTCCCTGGCGAAGTGA